Proteins found in one Paenibacillus dendritiformis genomic segment:
- the rlmD gene encoding 23S rRNA (uracil(1939)-C(5))-methyltransferase RlmD: MTDASAEQVKVGDRIVVTIKRIGINGEGVGYYRKKAVFLDGALPGEVVRAKVTAVHDKHIVAAVTAYEKESPDRRQPPCPVYERCGGCQLQHLAYEGQLRAKEELVREAFRRYAGIEGDALPLKPMLGMDDPWHYRNKAQLQLGAGRDGRIVAGLYEAQSHQLVDITGCTIQHDRINQTVEEVKAILERLHIAPYDAKRRTGVVRTIIVRTGFQSDDLQLTLVTGTETLPKSDQLVSELLRKVPDLTTIAHNINTRKTSLVFGDKTRILWGKPTMEDSLGDVKFSLSPRAFFQLNPQQTLKLYEAVRVAAALSGRERVVDAYCGTGTIALWLAPYAAEVRGIEIIPEAVENARQNAERSGRTNAAFYAGEAEALLPRWVKDGYRPDVIVVDPPRTGCDERLLRAILAANPKRLVYVSCNPSTLAKDCKALLAGGYELASVQPVDMFPQTAHVECCVLLTKFND; encoded by the coding sequence GTGACCGATGCCTCGGCGGAGCAGGTGAAGGTTGGCGACCGCATCGTCGTCACGATCAAGCGGATCGGCATTAACGGAGAGGGCGTTGGCTATTATCGGAAAAAAGCCGTCTTCCTCGACGGCGCTCTTCCGGGGGAGGTCGTGCGGGCGAAGGTAACCGCAGTGCACGACAAGCATATCGTCGCCGCCGTGACGGCGTACGAGAAGGAATCGCCGGACCGGCGCCAGCCGCCTTGTCCGGTCTACGAGCGCTGCGGCGGCTGCCAGCTGCAGCATCTCGCTTACGAGGGCCAGCTCCGGGCGAAGGAGGAACTGGTGCGGGAGGCGTTCCGCCGCTATGCCGGCATCGAAGGAGATGCGCTGCCGCTGAAGCCGATGCTGGGCATGGACGATCCGTGGCACTACAGGAACAAAGCCCAGCTGCAGCTCGGCGCCGGACGGGACGGCCGCATCGTGGCCGGCCTGTACGAGGCCCAGTCCCACCAGCTCGTCGATATTACGGGCTGCACGATCCAGCATGACCGCATCAATCAGACGGTCGAAGAGGTGAAGGCGATTCTGGAGCGGCTGCACATTGCACCGTATGACGCCAAGCGACGCACCGGCGTCGTCCGCACGATCATCGTGCGGACCGGCTTCCAGTCCGACGACCTGCAATTGACGCTCGTCACCGGCACGGAGACGCTGCCGAAGAGCGACCAGCTCGTCAGCGAGCTGCTGCGGAAGGTGCCCGATCTGACCACCATCGCGCACAATATCAACACGCGCAAGACGTCGCTCGTGTTCGGCGACAAGACGCGCATCCTCTGGGGCAAGCCGACGATGGAGGACTCGCTCGGCGACGTGAAGTTCTCGCTGTCGCCGCGCGCCTTCTTCCAGCTCAACCCGCAGCAGACGCTGAAGCTGTACGAGGCGGTGCGCGTGGCCGCGGCCTTGAGCGGGCGGGAACGGGTCGTCGACGCCTACTGCGGGACAGGCACGATCGCCCTCTGGCTGGCTCCTTATGCGGCCGAGGTGCGCGGCATCGAGATCATTCCGGAGGCCGTCGAGAACGCCCGCCAGAATGCCGAGCGCAGCGGCCGCACGAACGCCGCCTTCTATGCCGGAGAAGCCGAAGCGCTGCTTCCCCGCTGGGTGAAGGACGGCTACCGCCCCGACGTCATCGTCGTCGACCCGCCGCGCACCGGCTGCGACGAGCGTCTGCTGCGGGCCATCCTCGCCGCCAATCCGAAGCGGCTCGTCTACGTCTCCTGCAATCCGTCCACCTTGGCGAAGGATTGCAAAGCGCTGCTGGCCGGCGGCTACGAGCTGGCCTCCGTCCAGCCGGTGGACATGTTCCCGCAGACGGCGCATGTGGAGTGTTGTGTGTTGCTTACAAAATTTAATGATTGA
- a CDS encoding GNAT family N-acetyltransferase: MLIRKANLDEASYLSGLAFRSKAHWGYSDDFMEACRDDLTITPEQIASAMIYVVEDDSRIKGFIGLEIENGECLLSDLFIEPDAIGKGYGSALYNHSIEAAKGLGVRTVTVHSDPNAENFYLRMGARRIGDIESTVFPGRKLPLLEIAIRY; this comes from the coding sequence ATGCTTATTCGCAAGGCAAATCTGGATGAAGCCAGTTATCTAAGCGGCCTGGCCTTTCGTTCCAAAGCTCACTGGGGATACAGCGATGACTTCATGGAAGCCTGCCGCGATGATTTAACGATTACTCCGGAACAGATCGCATCTGCAATGATATATGTGGTGGAAGATGATAGCCGCATCAAAGGTTTTATAGGTCTGGAAATAGAGAACGGAGAATGCTTGCTTAGCGATCTGTTTATTGAACCTGACGCGATTGGAAAAGGATACGGCAGCGCATTGTATAATCATAGTATAGAAGCAGCTAAAGGCTTAGGCGTTCGTACTGTCACGGTCCATAGCGACCCGAATGCCGAGAACTTCTATCTCCGCATGGGAGCCAGACGGATTGGAGACATCGAATCGACGGTTTTTCCGGGCCGCAAGCTGCCATTGCTGGAGATTGCAATCAGGTATTGA
- the rsgA gene encoding ribosome small subunit-dependent GTPase A yields the protein MSEQGECTAKVTGKFRYTAHRLADYPVVGDFVWIEPNGDHARIHQVMRRKNSFSRKMPISGGRKMKNGVIEGGVTQEQVIASNLDTLFIMCGVDGNFNIPRIERYLTIARHQKLEAVILLNKIDLVQQPDRYAAQVKEIAGGASILPISAAHRTGLDPLAAYMLPGKTIVFIGSSGVGKSTLLNTLLEREVQTTRLTSHYSGKGKHTTTHRQMFFHPSGCMIVDTPGMKELQLWADDTDLDSVFAEIADIMSQCRFSNCTHRSEPGCALQAALKSGALSRERYGRYTAQLKELQRLQDKKREYARRQGKKNKYES from the coding sequence ATGTCGGAGCAGGGCGAATGTACGGCCAAGGTTACGGGTAAATTCCGGTATACGGCCCATCGCCTTGCAGATTACCCCGTCGTTGGAGATTTTGTATGGATAGAGCCGAATGGAGACCATGCACGGATTCATCAGGTTATGCGCCGAAAAAATAGTTTCTCGCGAAAAATGCCGATCTCAGGCGGACGGAAGATGAAGAACGGCGTGATAGAAGGCGGAGTCACCCAGGAACAGGTCATTGCCTCGAACCTCGATACCCTGTTCATCATGTGCGGAGTGGACGGCAATTTCAACATTCCACGAATAGAACGGTATCTGACGATTGCCAGACATCAGAAGTTAGAAGCCGTTATCCTTCTCAACAAAATCGATCTGGTCCAACAACCTGACCGCTATGCAGCACAGGTCAAGGAAATAGCCGGAGGAGCAAGCATCCTCCCCATAAGCGCCGCGCACCGCACAGGACTCGACCCGCTGGCGGCCTACATGCTCCCTGGCAAAACGATTGTCTTCATCGGCTCATCCGGCGTAGGGAAATCAACCCTGCTGAATACATTGCTCGAACGGGAAGTGCAAACGACCCGTCTCACAAGTCATTATTCCGGCAAGGGCAAGCATACGACGACTCATAGACAAATGTTCTTTCACCCTTCCGGCTGTATGATCGTGGATACGCCAGGAATGAAAGAATTGCAGCTGTGGGCAGATGACACGGATCTCGATTCGGTATTCGCTGAGATTGCCGACATCATGTCGCAATGCCGATTTTCGAATTGCACGCACCGCAGCGAGCCGGGCTGCGCTCTACAAGCGGCGCTCAAGAGCGGCGCGCTGTCACGGGAACGCTATGGGCGGTATACAGCCCAGTTGAAGGAACTGCAGCGGCTGCAGGATAAGAAAAGAGAGTACGCACGGAGGCAAGGCAAGAAAAATAAATACGAATCATAA
- a CDS encoding DNA alkylation repair protein yields the protein MNFDMVMQELEALGKERLKKMYISNGAHEPLFGVATGEMKPIFKKTKINQPLAEQLYATGNYDAMYFAGIIADPNAMTEADYDRWMDAAYFYMLSDYVVAVTLAEADIAQKVADKWIASGEELRMSAGWSCYCWLLGNRPDDEFSEDKIAGMLDLAERTIHDAPERAKYAMNNFMYTVAVSYLPLHDKAVETAKAVGPVEVTRDKTKSKLIHAFENIQKAVDKGQLGFKRKHVRC from the coding sequence TTGAATTTTGACATGGTGATGCAGGAGCTTGAAGCTCTCGGCAAGGAACGACTCAAGAAGATGTATATATCCAACGGCGCACATGAACCGCTTTTTGGCGTGGCGACAGGCGAGATGAAGCCCATCTTCAAGAAAACAAAAATCAATCAACCTCTGGCCGAGCAGCTATACGCGACAGGGAACTACGACGCTATGTACTTCGCCGGCATCATTGCAGACCCCAATGCGATGACGGAAGCGGATTATGACCGTTGGATGGATGCGGCTTATTTTTACATGCTGTCTGATTATGTGGTTGCCGTAACCCTGGCGGAAGCAGATATCGCACAAAAGGTTGCCGATAAATGGATCGCAAGCGGCGAAGAGTTGAGAATGTCGGCGGGCTGGAGCTGTTACTGCTGGCTGTTGGGGAACCGTCCGGATGATGAATTCTCCGAAGACAAAATTGCCGGTATGCTTGATCTGGCGGAACGCACGATTCACGATGCTCCCGAACGAGCGAAATACGCGATGAACAATTTTATGTACACCGTCGCCGTATCTTATTTACCGCTCCATGATAAGGCCGTCGAGACCGCTAAGGCAGTAGGCCCGGTAGAAGTCACACGGGACAAGACCAAAAGCAAGCTCATACACGCTTTCGAAAATATTCAAAAGGCTGTAGATAAAGGGCAGCTTGGTTTCAAACGCAAACATGTAAGGTGTTAA
- a CDS encoding GNAT family N-acetyltransferase: MEIRKPNNAELETILQLSPQALFEGTLGRVRPTDEKIKRLVEPLLEKGCCYFIAAEQDTLMGWILIGSAKDQFTDETIGFIYELYVIQEFRGKGISKHLMRSAMEHLQSEGYREIRLGVFAGNHAIELYKQMGFTERNTTMSLML, translated from the coding sequence ATGGAAATTAGAAAACCGAACAACGCAGAATTGGAAACTATTTTACAACTGTCGCCACAGGCTTTATTTGAAGGGACATTAGGGAGAGTGAGGCCAACAGACGAGAAGATCAAGCGGCTTGTTGAACCTCTTCTGGAAAAAGGCTGCTGCTATTTCATTGCGGCGGAACAAGATACTCTCATGGGATGGATTCTGATCGGATCAGCCAAAGACCAATTCACCGATGAGACGATTGGTTTTATTTACGAACTATACGTAATCCAGGAGTTCAGAGGCAAAGGCATTTCCAAGCACCTCATGAGAAGTGCCATGGAACACCTGCAATCGGAGGGATACCGTGAGATACGTCTGGGTGTGTTCGCAGGCAATCATGCGATTGAACTATATAAGCAAATGGGGTTCACAGAAAGAAACACAACGATGAGCCTGATGCTGTAG
- the recQ gene encoding DNA helicase RecQ: protein MISMDQARSTLKRVFGYDDFREGQKRIIEYILEGKNTVGIMPTGGGKSICYQIPALMLQGVTLVVSPLISLMKDQVDALHSLGVEAAFINSTQEMGEAGRIVRRAEEGRLKLLYVAPERLESEWFRERAKSLPIAFIAVDEAHCVSQWGHDFRPSYRAIAPFLKELEEAGRPRPLMAAFTATATPEVTEDLIRLLELGEPELVVTGFKRDNLAFAVLRGEERRAFTLNYVRERTHQPGIIYASTRKEVEDLCEMLRKAGLAAGRYHAGMSDEERAHMQEAFLYDDLRVIVATNAFGMGIDKSNVRYVLHYNMPKHMEAYVQEAGRAGRDGEPSECVLLFHPQDILTQKFFIEQSEAAPERKTHEYKKLQAMIDYCYTTGCLQTYMLRYFGEMSDETCGMCGNCKDERESIDITTEAQKIFSCIFRMRERFGVSMVASVLKGSRNKKVVQYGFEKLPTHGEMRHLTEKAIADLIYVLIAEGYLQLSEGQYPVVRLLPPAAEVLKGQRQVTQRVATSLKPKAAGAVDETIFEQLRLIRRELASKAGVPPYIVFNDSTLREMAERMPTTEAEMMLVKGIGEAKLKQFGEPFMAFFRQREEESVRLDAQEEWA from the coding sequence ATGATATCAATGGACCAAGCACGGAGCACATTGAAGCGGGTGTTCGGCTACGATGACTTCCGCGAGGGACAGAAGCGAATAATTGAATATATATTAGAAGGAAAAAATACGGTAGGCATTATGCCGACCGGCGGCGGGAAGTCGATCTGCTACCAGATTCCGGCGCTGATGCTGCAGGGCGTGACGCTGGTTGTCTCGCCGCTCATCTCGCTGATGAAGGATCAGGTCGATGCGCTGCACAGCTTGGGCGTGGAGGCCGCGTTCATCAACAGCACCCAGGAGATGGGGGAGGCGGGACGGATTGTGCGCCGGGCGGAGGAAGGGCGGCTGAAGCTGCTGTATGTCGCGCCGGAGCGGCTGGAGAGCGAATGGTTCCGGGAGCGGGCGAAGTCGCTGCCCATCGCGTTCATTGCGGTGGACGAGGCTCACTGCGTGTCGCAATGGGGGCATGATTTCCGACCGAGCTACCGCGCGATCGCGCCTTTCCTGAAGGAACTGGAGGAAGCGGGACGTCCGCGCCCGCTCATGGCGGCCTTTACGGCCACCGCGACGCCGGAGGTGACGGAGGACTTGATCCGGCTGCTCGAGCTTGGGGAGCCGGAGCTGGTGGTCACCGGCTTCAAGCGGGACAACCTGGCGTTCGCCGTGCTGCGCGGCGAGGAGCGCCGGGCGTTCACGCTGAATTATGTGCGGGAGCGGACGCATCAGCCGGGCATCATCTATGCCTCGACGCGGAAGGAAGTCGAGGATCTGTGCGAGATGCTGCGGAAGGCGGGCCTTGCCGCTGGACGATACCATGCCGGTATGTCGGACGAGGAGCGCGCGCATATGCAGGAGGCGTTCCTGTACGACGACCTGCGTGTCATCGTGGCGACGAACGCCTTCGGGATGGGCATCGACAAATCGAACGTGCGCTATGTGCTGCACTACAATATGCCGAAGCATATGGAGGCGTATGTGCAGGAGGCCGGGCGCGCGGGCCGGGACGGCGAGCCGAGCGAATGCGTGCTGCTGTTCCATCCGCAGGATATTTTGACGCAAAAGTTTTTTATTGAACAGAGCGAAGCCGCGCCAGAGCGGAAGACGCATGAATATAAGAAGCTGCAGGCGATGATCGATTACTGCTACACGACTGGCTGCCTGCAGACGTACATGCTGCGCTACTTCGGCGAAATGTCGGACGAGACCTGCGGCATGTGCGGGAACTGTAAGGATGAGCGCGAGTCGATTGACATTACGACGGAAGCACAGAAAATTTTCTCCTGCATCTTCCGGATGCGGGAACGGTTCGGCGTCTCGATGGTAGCCTCCGTGCTGAAGGGATCGCGCAACAAAAAGGTGGTCCAATACGGCTTCGAGAAGCTGCCGACGCACGGGGAGATGCGGCATTTGACCGAGAAGGCGATTGCTGATTTGATTTATGTGCTGATCGCGGAAGGCTATTTGCAGTTGAGCGAAGGACAGTATCCGGTCGTTCGCCTGCTGCCGCCCGCGGCCGAGGTGCTCAAGGGGCAGCGTCAGGTGACGCAGCGGGTCGCGACCTCGCTCAAGCCGAAGGCCGCCGGCGCGGTCGACGAGACGATCTTCGAGCAGCTGCGCCTGATCCGCCGCGAGCTGGCGAGCAAGGCGGGCGTGCCGCCATATATCGTGTTCAACGACAGCACGCTGCGGGAAATGGCGGAGCGAATGCCGACGACGGAAGCCGAGATGATGCTCGTCAAAGGCATCGGGGAAGCGAAGCTAAAACAATTCGGCGAGCCGTTCATGGCCTTCTTCCGTCAACGGGAAGAAGAGTCGGTACGGCTTGATGCACAGGAGGAATGGGCATGA
- a CDS encoding amino acid permease has product MNQLFRKKTLNLMLAHSEKKELARTMSLMDLIFLGVGCVIGTGIFVVTGVVAAESAGPAIMLSFVLAGIACALAAFCYAEFSSAVPVSGSVYTYTYATLGELFAFLIGWDLMLEYVMAISAVSTGWSAYFQSLLAGFHIHLPAILTSAPSVGKGGLIDLPAVLIILSITALVSKGVKESIKFNNMMVFVKLAVILLFIVVGIWYVKPDNWVPFAPFGIQGIVTGAATVFFAYIGFDVIATASEEVKNPKKTMPIGIISSLLICTILYMTVSGVLTGMISYTKLNVGAPVALALETVGQNSIAGIISIGAVFGITTVILALIYAQVRLTYAMSRDGLLPKQFSKVNAKTQTPFANTWLTGFVAAGIAGFIDLTTLAHLVNMGTLAAFTLISIAVIVLRKKFPDIKASFRVPFVPVLPAISALLCLYLALSLPLITWISFVIWIAIGTVIYFIYSRKHSKLN; this is encoded by the coding sequence TTGAATCAGCTTTTCCGCAAAAAAACATTGAACCTCATGCTCGCTCACAGTGAGAAAAAAGAATTAGCGCGAACGATGTCATTGATGGATTTAATCTTTCTTGGCGTGGGATGCGTGATCGGGACGGGAATTTTTGTGGTGACGGGTGTCGTTGCGGCAGAATCTGCCGGACCGGCGATCATGTTGTCCTTTGTTCTCGCAGGGATTGCCTGTGCGCTCGCTGCTTTCTGTTATGCCGAGTTTTCCTCTGCCGTACCTGTCTCCGGAAGTGTATATACGTACACGTATGCCACGCTAGGCGAATTATTCGCCTTCCTTATCGGATGGGATCTTATGCTTGAATATGTGATGGCTATTTCTGCCGTGTCTACGGGATGGTCTGCTTACTTTCAATCGTTGCTAGCGGGCTTTCATATCCATCTTCCCGCCATTCTCACCTCCGCCCCTAGTGTTGGAAAAGGAGGCCTCATCGATTTACCTGCCGTTCTGATCATCTTGTCCATCACGGCACTCGTCAGCAAAGGCGTAAAAGAAAGCATTAAATTTAACAATATGATGGTGTTCGTCAAATTAGCCGTTATCTTGCTCTTTATTGTAGTAGGGATTTGGTATGTAAAACCTGATAACTGGGTGCCTTTTGCGCCCTTTGGAATTCAAGGGATCGTAACCGGAGCAGCTACGGTATTCTTTGCCTATATCGGGTTCGATGTTATCGCTACGGCATCGGAAGAAGTGAAGAATCCGAAAAAAACAATGCCGATTGGGATTATCTCGTCCTTGCTCATTTGCACGATTTTGTATATGACCGTCTCTGGGGTATTAACAGGGATGATCTCGTATACCAAGTTAAACGTTGGCGCTCCTGTCGCTTTAGCATTAGAAACGGTAGGACAAAACTCGATCGCGGGTATCATTTCAATCGGGGCGGTATTTGGCATTACAACCGTCATTCTGGCCTTAATCTATGCGCAAGTTCGTTTAACCTACGCCATGAGCCGTGATGGATTATTGCCAAAGCAATTCTCCAAAGTAAATGCAAAGACCCAGACTCCGTTCGCAAACACATGGTTAACCGGATTTGTCGCTGCAGGCATTGCAGGTTTTATTGATCTCACCACACTGGCACATTTAGTGAATATGGGCACGTTGGCTGCGTTTACCCTCATATCGATTGCCGTCATCGTCTTGCGGAAGAAGTTCCCTGACATCAAGGCCTCGTTCCGCGTCCCGTTCGTCCCCGTGCTGCCGGCCATTAGCGCTTTGCTGTGTCTTTACCTTGCATTGAGCTTGCCGTTAATTACATGGATTTCCTTTGTGATCTGGATTGCGATCGGTACGGTTATCTACTTTATTTATTCGCGCAAGCATAGCAAGTTGAATTGA
- a CDS encoding B12-binding domain-containing radical SAM protein — MKVVLSTLNAKYIHTSLAIRCLKAHCGDEFDVELAEYTIKDPAMNIVSDLFRREPDVIGFSCYIWNIEETIRVIGMLRKVRPELRIVLGGPEVSYDTEYWMNRLPDVDFIVMGEGEETFLHLLREIRDEQKYHFVFGLAYRKGDEVRINPGRPKLDLNAIPSPHRFAEDLPHLGKRVVYFETSRGCPFSCQFCLSSIEVGVRYFDIERTKADLLFLIDNGAKLIKFVDRTFNIKRDYAMEMFRFLIENHRGCVFQFEITADIMRPEVLDFLAENAPPGIFRFEIGVQSTNDPTNELVKRRQNFTKLTRTVTKVKDSGKIDQHLDLIAGLPLEDYGTFRKTFNDVFELRPEELQLGFLKMLRGTGLRNDADKYGYVYMDQAPYEMLSNDVLPFSDVVRLKRLEDVLEKYWNAHRMDYTMEHLMQEEFDSPFDFFQAFGDFWEENGWQKIGHQLEDLFVRLQAFLDAHGLRRPDVARGLMKLDYFRNHKYKPRKTWWEMTVPKEEAARVMRQAAERPEAVSSAFAALGLSEKELHKHAVVERLPFAWKADAVQAAGRLDVEDAQASYLLVVYQQTEDEKPLLFSIGAGTQ; from the coding sequence ATGAAAGTCGTACTATCCACATTGAACGCGAAATATATTCATACTTCGCTCGCCATCCGCTGCCTGAAGGCGCACTGCGGCGACGAGTTCGACGTCGAGCTGGCGGAGTATACGATCAAGGATCCGGCGATGAATATCGTCTCCGATCTGTTCCGCCGCGAGCCAGATGTCATCGGGTTCTCCTGCTATATCTGGAACATCGAGGAGACGATCCGGGTCATCGGCATGCTGCGGAAGGTAAGGCCTGAGCTGCGCATCGTCCTGGGCGGGCCAGAAGTATCCTATGACACCGAGTACTGGATGAATCGGCTGCCGGACGTGGACTTCATCGTCATGGGAGAAGGGGAGGAGACCTTCCTGCATCTGCTGCGTGAGATTCGCGACGAACAGAAGTATCACTTCGTGTTCGGCCTTGCGTACCGCAAAGGGGATGAGGTCCGCATCAATCCGGGCCGTCCGAAGCTGGACCTGAACGCGATACCTTCGCCGCACCGGTTCGCGGAGGATTTGCCGCATCTGGGCAAGCGGGTCGTCTACTTCGAGACGAGCCGCGGCTGTCCGTTCAGCTGTCAATTCTGCCTGTCGAGCATCGAGGTCGGGGTCCGCTACTTCGATATTGAGCGGACGAAGGCGGATCTGCTGTTCCTGATTGACAATGGGGCGAAGCTGATCAAGTTCGTTGACCGCACGTTCAACATCAAGCGGGATTATGCGATGGAGATGTTCCGCTTCCTGATCGAGAATCACCGCGGCTGCGTGTTCCAGTTCGAGATTACGGCGGACATCATGCGGCCGGAGGTGCTCGACTTCCTGGCGGAGAACGCGCCGCCCGGCATTTTCCGCTTCGAGATCGGCGTCCAGTCGACCAATGATCCGACGAACGAGCTCGTGAAGCGCCGTCAGAACTTCACCAAGCTGACCCGCACCGTAACGAAGGTGAAGGACAGCGGTAAAATCGATCAGCATCTCGATCTGATCGCCGGGCTGCCGCTCGAAGACTACGGAACGTTCCGCAAAACGTTCAATGATGTGTTCGAGCTTCGTCCGGAGGAGCTGCAGCTCGGCTTCCTGAAGATGCTGCGGGGGACCGGGCTGCGCAACGACGCGGACAAGTACGGGTATGTATATATGGATCAAGCGCCTTATGAAATGCTGAGCAATGACGTGCTCCCCTTCAGCGACGTGGTACGCCTGAAGCGGCTGGAGGATGTGCTGGAGAAATATTGGAACGCCCACCGGATGGACTATACGATGGAGCATCTGATGCAGGAGGAATTCGATTCTCCGTTCGATTTCTTTCAGGCGTTCGGCGACTTCTGGGAAGAGAACGGGTGGCAGAAGATCGGGCATCAATTGGAGGATCTGTTCGTGCGCCTGCAGGCCTTCCTGGATGCGCACGGCCTGCGGCGGCCGGACGTGGCGCGCGGGCTGATGAAGCTGGACTATTTCCGCAACCACAAGTACAAGCCGCGTAAGACGTGGTGGGAGATGACCGTACCGAAGGAAGAAGCGGCCCGCGTGATGCGGCAGGCTGCCGAGCGGCCGGAGGCCGTGTCCTCCGCCTTCGCGGCGCTGGGCTTGAGCGAGAAGGAGCTGCACAAGCATGCCGTCGTCGAGCGGCTCCCCTTCGCATGGAAGGCGGATGCCGTGCAGGCGGCGGGCAGGCTGGATGTGGAGGATGCCCAGGCGAGCTATCTGCTCGTCGTCTATCAGCAGACGGAAGACGAGAAGCCGCTGCTCTTTTCAATCGGGGCAGGTACACAGTAA
- a CDS encoding DUF3238 domain-containing protein: MAQLVEIRFAAFIPEAWIEHKRTANAIIQFNGNNRGFTYFTEDQPELSKMAQHIVVDFEKTEIKHFRSTGPTIERTVELSSGKVLQEVFGHASDSGLTISNKSISNTSASFFIQGSASNPLNADASPLDWEYDVTVDRSGKVTVKGRHDGFPAHEIYKRVDKGTPFTIYTHDPRVTGDTPLSLFPPMERIVDRIAP; the protein is encoded by the coding sequence TTGGCCCAACTTGTCGAGATACGCTTCGCTGCCTTCATCCCTGAAGCGTGGATAGAGCATAAGCGAACCGCGAATGCGATCATTCAATTCAATGGCAACAACAGAGGCTTTACTTATTTCACGGAAGATCAACCCGAGCTCTCGAAAATGGCACAGCACATTGTCGTGGATTTCGAGAAAACGGAAATAAAACATTTTCGATCGACAGGCCCGACAATCGAAAGAACCGTTGAACTAAGCAGCGGTAAAGTTTTGCAGGAAGTATTCGGCCATGCCTCTGATTCCGGACTGACCATCTCGAATAAGAGTATCTCAAACACGTCAGCGTCGTTTTTCATACAAGGCAGTGCGTCCAACCCTTTGAACGCTGACGCTTCTCCACTGGACTGGGAGTATGACGTAACGGTTGACCGTTCAGGAAAAGTAACCGTTAAGGGACGCCATGACGGCTTTCCGGCGCATGAAATTTATAAACGTGTAGATAAGGGGACTCCGTTCACCATCTATACTCACGATCCGCGCGTTACAGGCGATACGCCCCTGTCTCTGTTCCCTCCAATGGAGCGTATAGTAGACAGAATCGCTCCTTAA
- a CDS encoding GNAT family N-acetyltransferase codes for MNPSSAIVWSSGLEGFNFMGSVKSNLNNHESLRLNHVVPYQAVEIDQAFALALTNGEMKNADFLHNYIEQYWGTLDHFLEKGYGYVALTANKEVASLAISSSIYGSTHAIGVETLEDYQRQGLSSSLVKLLLNKFNENKIIAWWDCMESNIASQKTAEKAGLCKTHRYKINWFHF; via the coding sequence ATGAATCCGTCATCCGCCATCGTATGGTCGAGCGGATTGGAAGGCTTCAACTTCATGGGGAGCGTTAAATCGAATTTGAACAATCATGAGTCCCTCCGTCTAAATCACGTCGTCCCTTATCAGGCTGTGGAAATCGATCAGGCTTTCGCTCTTGCACTGACGAATGGCGAAATGAAAAATGCCGACTTTTTGCATAATTACATTGAACAATATTGGGGCACGCTCGATCACTTTTTAGAAAAAGGCTATGGATACGTTGCACTCACAGCTAACAAAGAGGTCGCAAGCCTAGCCATCTCCTCATCCATATATGGTTCCACACACGCCATTGGAGTGGAAACACTTGAAGATTACCAACGACAAGGATTATCGAGCTCACTCGTGAAATTATTACTAAATAAATTCAACGAAAACAAGATTATTGCCTGGTGGGACTGCATGGAGAGCAATATCGCTTCTCAAAAAACAGCCGAGAAGGCAGGCTTATGTAAAACGCATCGTTACAAAATAAATTGGTTCCATTTTTAA
- the csaA gene encoding chaperone CsaA produces the protein MMDSKKHSNGAGTGSVNAGEGTQPQVAQATIEDFMKLDIRIGTIVEASPLDKARKPAIKLLIDFGPLGLKHSSAQITVRYTPEALIGRQVAAVVNFPPRKIAGFSSEVLVLGGVPEEGDVVLLRTDEAVPNGTPIA, from the coding sequence ATGATGGATTCGAAGAAGCATAGCAATGGAGCCGGTACGGGCAGCGTGAATGCGGGAGAAGGAACGCAGCCGCAAGTGGCCCAGGCGACCATCGAAGATTTCATGAAGCTGGATATCCGGATCGGCACGATCGTAGAGGCGTCTCCATTGGACAAGGCGCGCAAGCCCGCGATCAAGCTGCTGATCGATTTCGGTCCGCTCGGCCTGAAGCACTCGAGCGCGCAGATTACGGTCCGCTATACGCCCGAAGCGCTGATCGGGCGCCAGGTTGCCGCGGTGGTCAATTTCCCGCCGCGGAAGATTGCGGGCTTCTCCTCGGAGGTGCTCGTGCTCGGCGGCGTGCCGGAAGAAGGGGATGTCGTGCTGCTGCGGACAGACGAGGCGGTGCCGAACGGAACGCCGATTGCATAG